The Candidatus Poribacteria bacterium genome contains the following window.
GGTTTGTAACCGCACCACGCGGGGAGCGAAAGTGTCTCGTTATTTTTTGAATTCACCATAATATAACCTTGTGGGATATACTTATTATTGATAAGGTCTCAAAAATAAACCCCTAACACACAATACCCAAAGAAAAGACCTTACGCATGACTCGTTACGCACTGTTTTTTTCAGATAGAATAGGAGGGATTCATGGAACGTTTGGACGTGCTTCATCCATCAATTGACGAATACCTACTTGATGTTATTCCAGCACGCGACGAGGTGCTAACAGAGATGGAGGCATACGCACGGGAACGCCGTTTCCCGATTGTGGGACCGCTCGTTGGTCGCGTGTTACATCAACTGGTGCTGCTGACGAACCCAACGCGGATTTTCGAGATGGGATCCGGTTTCGGCTATTCGGCGTATTGGATGGCAAAGGCATTACGACAGCCGGAAGGGCGTATCATCTGTACCGACGGCTCGCAGGAAAATGCGGATCGTGCGGCGGATTATCTTGCGCGAGGCGGGATCGCCGATCGCATCGACTATCGCGTTGGAAACGCCCTTGAAATCATCGACGAAACCGAAGGGGAATTTGACATCATCTATAACGACATCGACAAAGATGGTTATCCCGAAGCGTTTCGTAAGGCAATTCCACGGCTCAGGAGCGGCGGACTCTTTATCACAGACAACATGCTATGGCTGGGGCGTGTCGTCACATACGATACCGATGCTGACGTGCAGGGACTTGATGAAGAGGAA
Protein-coding sequences here:
- a CDS encoding O-methyltransferase, which encodes MERLDVLHPSIDEYLLDVIPARDEVLTEMEAYARERRFPIVGPLVGRVLHQLVLLTNPTRIFEMGSGFGYSAYWMAKALRQPEGRIICTDGSQENADRAADYLARGGIADRIDYRVGNALEIIDETEGEFDIIYNDIDKDGYPEAFRKAIPRLRSGGLFITDNMLWLGRVVTYDTDADVQGLDEEEQWVHKTTVGVKELTRLLYSSPDVFTTIIPLRDGVSVAIKR